One segment of Paenibacillus sp. FSL R7-0337 DNA contains the following:
- a CDS encoding glycosyltransferase family 4 protein: MKEPLLFISAENPYPQDSGGKLRTGNILKLLLAKYEVELITYANPRKTGTPEELPSLTVHEVERTVSYRSALLRSLYTWRNCSYMSHVDVDMKAKIIELCSRKSYGHVFISHSLLGCCIDIVQRCLPDTVIITDAHNFESGLSAQLAGGKKGIAKVYYSLNAVWTRQDELKLMDKTNLLLTTSEEDALAFKALAPSQSQKVHVIPNFIRMEDYPAKMQLSKEKWIILPGNMNYFPNINAALYFYREVYPLVKARVPDIKWYIVGRDVHPEVAALAFKDSSIVITGYVYSVADYIRKAQVVIAPLLEGSGTRLKILEAWALRTPVVSSSKGAEGLLYEHSQNIMIADDPVSFADSVTLLLQDHERGVVLADRAYETLLANYEAESVKDKLLRLV; the protein is encoded by the coding sequence ATGAAGGAGCCGTTGCTATTCATTTCCGCAGAGAATCCATATCCGCAGGATAGCGGGGGCAAGCTGAGAACAGGCAATATTCTGAAGCTTCTGCTCGCCAAATATGAGGTCGAGCTTATCACCTATGCCAACCCCAGGAAGACAGGGACGCCGGAGGAACTTCCGTCACTTACGGTACATGAAGTAGAGCGTACGGTCAGCTACCGCAGTGCGCTTCTCCGTTCCCTGTATACCTGGCGGAATTGTTCTTATATGAGCCATGTCGATGTGGACATGAAGGCTAAGATTATAGAGCTCTGCAGCCGGAAGTCCTATGGTCATGTATTTATTTCGCACAGCCTGCTGGGCTGCTGCATCGATATTGTACAGCGCTGCCTGCCTGACACTGTGATCATTACCGATGCGCATAATTTCGAGAGCGGATTGTCTGCACAGCTGGCAGGCGGGAAAAAGGGGATCGCCAAAGTCTATTATTCCCTTAATGCTGTATGGACGCGCCAGGATGAGCTTAAGCTGATGGATAAGACTAATCTGCTGCTGACCACTTCGGAAGAGGATGCTCTGGCCTTCAAGGCACTGGCCCCCAGCCAGTCGCAGAAAGTCCATGTCATTCCCAATTTCATACGCATGGAGGATTACCCGGCCAAGATGCAGTTGTCCAAGGAAAAGTGGATTATTCTTCCGGGTAATATGAACTACTTCCCCAATATTAACGCAGCCCTCTACTTCTACCGTGAGGTATATCCTCTGGTTAAGGCAAGGGTACCGGACATAAAGTGGTATATTGTCGGACGGGATGTGCATCCTGAGGTAGCGGCGCTGGCCTTTAAGGATTCCTCTATCGTCATCACCGGGTATGTGTACAGTGTGGCAGATTATATACGCAAGGCGCAGGTGGTCATAGCTCCGCTCCTGGAAGGCAGTGGGACACGGCTGAAAATTCTGGAGGCCTGGGCGCTGAGGACCCCTGTCGTATCCAGTTCCAAAGGGGCAGAAGGGCTGCTCTATGAGCATTCACAGAATATTATGATTGCCGATGACCCGGTTTCCTTTGCCGATAGTGTGACACTGCTGCTTCAGGATCATGAAAGAGGAGTAGTGCTCGCGGACCGTGCATACGAGACTCTGCTGGCAAATTATGAGGCGGAAAGTGTCAAGGATAAGCTGCTTCGTCTGGTCTGA